A genome region from Bacteroides stercoris ATCC 43183 includes the following:
- a CDS encoding FAD-binding and (Fe-S)-binding domain-containing protein: protein MEKSNYMAFLQEARQFIPQERIYTDELRRLAWGTDAGFYRLIPQIVIRSEGEEEISRLLKLAGSHNLPVTFRAAGTSLSGQAISDSILIVAGKHWEGYSISPDHEEITLQPGIIGQRVNELLAPFGRKFAPDPASVKSAMVGGIVMNNASGMNCGTHANSDKVLLSARIVLADGTVLDTGDSVSRAAFEVTHRDFIRRICTLRDEVRADGKLAERIRYKYSIKNVTGLNLLPFVRFDDPFDIIAHLMVGSEGTLAFLSQVTMKTEYDYPCKASAMLYFKTIKEACRAVVAMKKLTGANGEWTVKGAELLDWKSLASVSDPVFLKYKGEICSSTLPGVEPGDETGLTAVLTETKARSTEELRQNIRAIEQCLSAFQTYTPVCFTDKPEEYSKYWAIRSGIFPSVGGTRKPGTTCLIEDVAFHIEDLPEATAELQQLIARHGYEDACIYGHALEGNYHFILNQSFSSEAEVKRYENLMNDVKTLVADKYDGSLKAEHGTGRNMAPFVRHEWGDAAYEVMKAVKNLFDPKGLLNPGVIFNDDPKCHIKNFKPLPLIPLDAQNPAAKVNRCIECGFCEVNCLSCGFTLSSRQRIVLQREIARLQQSGEAPERLALLEKQYRYPGNQTCAGDGLCSMSCPMGINTGDLTHIIRQKELPQGSIGYKAGNFAANHFAGIKSALRPVLGLANLGHSVLGTKAMSCITKGMHNVLGIPLWTPAMPKAYSIKSSQLTIDNDTLRNKNADKDSSANGQLKVVYFPSCINQTMGLPKKSPVEQALASKMIALLQKGGYEVIFPENMEKLCCGTIWESKGMLDIADRKSAELEAALWKASEQGRYPVLCDQSPCLHRMRETIHKMKLYEPAEFIYTFLRNRLVFTPTDRPVAVHITCSMRKMGLADTITALARLCSSKVIIPEEVGCCGFAGDRGFTYPELNAYALRKLRPQIEAAGVSIGYSNSRTCEIGLTTNSGIPYVSIVYLVDECTQPATVKLNN from the coding sequence ATGGAAAAGAGTAACTACATGGCTTTCCTGCAGGAAGCGAGACAATTCATTCCGCAGGAAAGGATTTACACCGACGAACTCCGTCGGCTGGCTTGGGGAACAGATGCCGGTTTCTACCGCCTCATCCCGCAAATCGTAATCCGTTCGGAAGGAGAAGAGGAAATCTCCCGGCTGCTGAAACTTGCCGGCAGCCACAACCTGCCCGTCACTTTCCGGGCAGCAGGAACCAGCTTATCCGGACAAGCCATCAGCGACTCCATACTTATTGTAGCCGGCAAACATTGGGAAGGCTACAGCATATCTCCCGACCATGAAGAAATCACCCTGCAGCCCGGTATCATCGGGCAACGGGTCAATGAATTGCTGGCCCCTTTCGGGCGGAAATTCGCTCCCGACCCTGCCTCCGTAAAAAGCGCCATGGTGGGTGGTATCGTCATGAACAACGCTTCGGGCATGAACTGCGGTACGCATGCCAACAGCGACAAGGTGCTTCTCTCCGCCCGCATCGTACTGGCTGACGGAACGGTACTCGACACCGGCGACAGTGTAAGCCGCGCCGCATTCGAAGTGACACACCGCGATTTCATCCGGCGCATCTGCACGCTCCGCGATGAAGTGCGTGCCGACGGGAAACTGGCGGAACGCATCCGCTACAAATATTCCATAAAGAATGTAACCGGTCTGAACCTGCTCCCTTTTGTCCGCTTCGACGACCCGTTCGATATCATTGCCCATCTTATGGTGGGTTCGGAGGGAACACTCGCATTCCTCTCGCAAGTGACTATGAAAACGGAGTATGACTACCCTTGCAAGGCAAGTGCCATGCTCTACTTCAAGACCATAAAAGAAGCTTGCCGTGCTGTGGTAGCCATGAAAAAACTAACCGGCGCCAATGGTGAGTGGACCGTAAAAGGAGCAGAGCTGCTGGACTGGAAATCTCTGGCATCGGTAAGCGACCCCGTATTCCTGAAGTATAAGGGCGAAATATGTTCATCCACCCTGCCCGGCGTAGAACCGGGAGACGAAACCGGACTGACCGCCGTGCTGACCGAGACCAAAGCCCGCAGCACGGAAGAACTTCGGCAGAACATCCGTGCAATAGAACAATGCCTCTCCGCTTTCCAGACCTACACACCCGTATGCTTCACCGACAAGCCCGAAGAGTATTCAAAGTACTGGGCCATCCGCTCCGGCATCTTCCCTTCCGTGGGCGGGACGCGGAAACCGGGAACAACGTGCCTCATCGAAGATGTGGCTTTCCACATCGAGGACCTACCCGAAGCAACCGCCGAATTGCAGCAACTCATAGCCCGTCACGGCTACGAGGATGCTTGTATATACGGACATGCGCTGGAGGGGAACTACCACTTCATCCTCAATCAGTCTTTTAGCAGCGAAGCCGAAGTGAAACGCTACGAAAACCTGATGAATGATGTCAAGACACTGGTTGCGGACAAATACGACGGCTCGCTGAAGGCAGAACACGGTACGGGCAGAAACATGGCTCCTTTTGTACGCCACGAATGGGGAGATGCAGCCTACGAGGTGATGAAAGCCGTCAAAAACCTGTTCGACCCGAAAGGTCTGTTGAATCCGGGCGTTATTTTCAATGACGACCCGAAATGCCATATCAAAAATTTCAAACCGCTTCCGCTGATTCCTTTGGATGCCCAAAATCCGGCAGCCAAAGTAAACCGCTGCATCGAATGCGGCTTCTGCGAAGTGAACTGCCTGTCCTGCGGCTTCACCCTCTCCTCAAGACAGCGCATCGTACTGCAAAGGGAGATAGCCCGCCTTCAACAGAGCGGCGAAGCCCCCGAACGTCTCGCCCTGCTGGAAAAACAATACCGCTATCCTGGCAACCAGACCTGTGCCGGCGACGGTCTCTGTTCCATGTCCTGTCCTATGGGAATCAATACGGGTGACCTGACACACATCATCCGCCAGAAAGAATTGCCGCAAGGCAGCATAGGATATAAGGCCGGCAATTTCGCCGCCAATCACTTCGCCGGCATAAAAAGTGCACTGCGTCCCGTATTGGGACTTGCCAACCTCGGTCATTCCGTATTGGGAACCAAAGCGATGAGCTGCATCACCAAAGGCATGCACAACGTTCTCGGCATCCCCCTTTGGACGCCGGCAATGCCCAAAGCCTATTCAATTAAAAGTTCACAATTGACAATTGACAACGATACCCTGCGGAATAAGAACGCAGACAAAGACAGTTCGGCTAATGGTCAATTGAAAGTGGTTTATTTCCCCAGTTGCATCAACCAGACAATGGGACTGCCAAAAAAATCGCCTGTGGAGCAGGCATTGGCGAGCAAAATGATTGCCCTGTTGCAAAAAGGCGGTTACGAAGTCATCTTCCCCGAAAACATGGAAAAGCTTTGCTGCGGCACAATCTGGGAAAGCAAGGGAATGCTTGACATTGCCGACCGCAAATCTGCCGAACTGGAGGCAGCCTTGTGGAAAGCCAGCGAACAGGGCAGGTATCCTGTGCTGTGCGACCAAAGCCCGTGCCTGCACCGGATGCGCGAGACCATCCATAAAATGAAGCTTTACGAACCGGCAGAGTTCATATATACATTCCTGCGTAACAGACTGGTATTCACCCCTACCGACCGCCCTGTGGCAGTTCACATCACCTGTTCCATGCGCAAGATGGGGCTTGCCGATACGATTACAGCCTTGGCACGTCTCTGCTCATCCAAAGTCATCATACCCGAAGAAGTAGGCTGCTGCGGCTTTGCCGGCGACCGCGGCTTCACATATCCCGAACTGAACGCATACGCCCTGCGCAAACTCCGCCCCCAGATAGAAGCAGCCGGCGTAAGCATCGGATATTCCAACAGCCGTACCTGTGAAATCGGGCTGACAACCAACTCCGGTATTCCGTATGTGTCCATAGTCTACCTGGTAGATGAATGTACCCAACCCGCAACCGTTAAACTCAACAACTAA
- a CDS encoding acyltransferase family protein codes for MSSTVKTNKRILALDILRGVTIAGMIMVNNPGTWAHIYAPLRHAEWNGLTPTDLVFPFFMFIMGISTYISLKKYNFEFSRAAGMKILKRTILIFLIGMGIGWFSRFCYYWTSPTEGIGFGAQLWEAAWTFDRIRILGVMQRLALCYGATAIIALTMKHRNIPYLIATLLTGYFILLVCGNGFAYNDTNILSVVDRAILTPAHMYKDNGIDPEGLLSTIPAIAHVLLGFCVGRMMLEGGKADESRESMLNSHLIKLFLAGTILTFAGFLLSYGCPINKKIWSPTFVLATCGLASSFLALLIWIIDVKGYKKWSLFFESFGVNPLFMYVLGGVLGILFGSICFPWGEGSISIHGFLYKVLLMPVFGETGGSLAYALLFVGINWCIGYQLYKRKIYIKL; via the coding sequence ATGAGTAGTACAGTAAAAACAAACAAGCGCATCCTTGCCCTCGACATCCTTCGCGGTGTCACCATTGCAGGCATGATTATGGTTAACAACCCCGGTACATGGGCGCATATCTATGCCCCCCTGCGTCATGCGGAATGGAACGGTCTTACCCCCACCGACCTTGTATTTCCGTTCTTCATGTTCATCATGGGAATTTCCACATACATCTCTCTGAAAAAGTATAATTTCGAATTCAGCCGTGCCGCCGGCATGAAGATTCTGAAACGTACCATACTCATCTTCCTTATTGGTATGGGTATCGGCTGGTTCTCGAGGTTCTGTTATTACTGGACTTCTCCCACGGAGGGCATCGGCTTCGGCGCCCAATTGTGGGAAGCCGCATGGACATTCGACCGCATCCGTATCCTGGGTGTCATGCAGCGTCTGGCCCTCTGCTACGGTGCTACCGCTATCATTGCGCTGACCATGAAGCACCGCAACATCCCCTATCTCATTGCTACCCTACTGACAGGCTACTTCATCCTGTTGGTTTGTGGCAATGGATTTGCCTACAACGATACGAACATCCTTTCTGTTGTAGACCGTGCCATCCTTACCCCCGCACATATGTACAAGGATAACGGCATCGACCCGGAGGGCTTACTAAGCACCATCCCTGCCATAGCCCATGTACTGTTGGGCTTCTGCGTAGGCCGTATGATGCTCGAAGGAGGCAAGGCTGATGAAAGCCGTGAAAGTATGCTGAACTCGCATCTTATCAAACTGTTTTTAGCCGGTACCATCCTTACATTCGCCGGCTTCCTGCTGAGTTACGGATGCCCCATCAACAAGAAAATATGGTCGCCTACCTTCGTACTGGCTACCTGCGGATTGGCTTCCAGCTTCCTGGCGCTGCTCATCTGGATTATCGACGTGAAAGGCTATAAGAAATGGAGCCTCTTCTTCGAGTCGTTCGGTGTCAATCCTTTATTCATGTATGTGCTGGGCGGTGTGCTCGGCATTCTCTTCGGCAGCATCTGCTTCCCGTGGGGCGAAGGTAGCATCAGCATACACGGATTTCTGTACAAAGTGCTGTTAATGCCCGTATTCGGCGAAACCGGCGGTTCGCTGGCGTATGCGTTGCTGTTCGTCGGCATCAACTGGTGCATCGGCTACCAACTCTATAAACGGAAGATTTATATCAAACTATAA
- a CDS encoding MFS transporter, with protein sequence MNNIKKISPWAWVPTLYFAQGIPYFIVNNISVLMFAKMGVPNGDMALFTSLLYLPWTIKPFWSPFVDIIRTKRWWVVSMQILMSIAFILLTLTIPHPDEATMAAGTTPISMFTVTLILFIITAFASATHDIAADGFYMLALKSGEQAEFVGIRSTFYRLASIFGQGVLVAIAGAIELKYDNIPLSWTITMLVTAVMFSAVSFYHLFMIPKPSSDKSVLAPGTASAKAIFKEFGRTFATYFTKPGVLLAIVFMLLYRLPEAFLIKMCMPFLVAGKEAGGLGLSTAEVGIVYGTIGVIFLTLGGILGGIFASRIGLKKSIWWMAACMTLPCLTFVYLAICQPENLFAISTAIAIEQFGYGFGFTAYMLYMMYFSEGEFKTSHYAICTAFMALSMMIPGMFAGYIQEAIGYTNFFWMVIACCIATVIVTVFADRRIDPEYGKK encoded by the coding sequence ATGAACAATATCAAGAAAATATCCCCCTGGGCATGGGTCCCTACCTTATATTTCGCACAGGGTATCCCCTACTTTATCGTGAACAACATCTCCGTACTGATGTTTGCCAAAATGGGTGTACCCAATGGAGACATGGCGCTATTTACCAGCCTGCTGTATCTGCCATGGACTATCAAACCTTTCTGGAGCCCGTTTGTAGACATTATCAGAACCAAAAGATGGTGGGTAGTTTCCATGCAGATTCTTATGTCGATAGCTTTCATCCTGCTGACCCTGACCATTCCGCATCCGGACGAAGCAACCATGGCAGCGGGCACGACTCCTATCAGTATGTTCACCGTAACCTTGATACTGTTTATCATCACGGCATTCGCTTCCGCCACACACGATATTGCCGCAGACGGGTTCTATATGCTGGCATTGAAATCGGGCGAGCAGGCTGAGTTTGTCGGTATCCGAAGCACTTTCTACCGTCTTGCGTCTATCTTCGGACAAGGAGTGCTCGTAGCCATTGCCGGTGCCATCGAACTGAAATACGACAACATTCCGCTGTCGTGGACTATCACGATGCTGGTTACGGCCGTTATGTTCAGTGCAGTAAGTTTTTATCACCTTTTCATGATACCCAAACCGTCTTCAGACAAATCGGTCTTGGCTCCGGGAACAGCCAGTGCCAAGGCTATTTTCAAGGAGTTCGGACGCACTTTCGCCACCTATTTTACCAAACCGGGTGTACTGCTTGCCATTGTATTCATGCTGCTCTACCGCCTGCCCGAGGCATTCCTCATCAAGATGTGCATGCCTTTCCTCGTTGCCGGTAAAGAAGCGGGAGGCTTAGGGCTTTCCACGGCGGAAGTAGGCATCGTATACGGCACTATCGGTGTGATATTCCTCACATTGGGCGGTATTCTCGGTGGCATATTCGCATCGCGCATCGGATTGAAGAAATCCATCTGGTGGATGGCGGCATGTATGACACTTCCCTGCCTGACTTTTGTCTACCTGGCCATTTGCCAGCCCGAAAACCTGTTTGCCATATCAACGGCGATTGCTATCGAACAATTCGGCTACGGCTTCGGTTTCACAGCCTATATGCTCTATATGATGTATTTCTCCGAAGGCGAGTTCAAGACATCACACTATGCTATCTGCACTGCATTCATGGCGCTGAGCATGATGATTCCGGGCATGTTTGCCGGTTACATTCAGGAAGCTATCGGCTATACCAACTTCTTCTGGATGGTAATCGCATGCTGCATTGCCACCGTGATAGTCACCGTCTTTGCCGACAGGCGGATAGACCCCGAATACGGCAAGAAATAA
- a CDS encoding exo-beta-N-acetylmuramidase NamZ domain-containing protein, whose protein sequence is MKKHLVLCILCTLCCMAYAQKIKIKTGIEVLKEQNFKCLEGKRVGLITNPTGVDNHMKSTIDILHEAPNVNLVALYGPEHGVRGDVHAGDHVTDIKDASTGLPVYSLYGKTRKATPEMLKDIDVLVYDIQDIGCRSFTYISTMGLAMEAAAENNKEFIVLDRPNPVGGLKIEGNLTEDDCISFVSQFKIPYLYGLTCGELAFMLNGEKMLKDGKQCKLQVVKMKGWKRKMDYTQTGLQWVPSSPHIPHPHSAFFYPVSGILGELGYMSIGVGYTIPFQMFAAPWVEAEKLARNLNGLNVPGIVFRPMYLKPFYSVGKGELLQGVQVHIMDFGKAPLSEIQFLVMQEVAALYPDRAVFDHADKGRFAMFDKVSGSKQIRERFSKRNRWEDIRDYWYKDVEEFRKLSKQYYLYK, encoded by the coding sequence ATGAAAAAACATCTCGTTCTCTGTATCCTTTGCACCCTTTGCTGCATGGCATACGCACAGAAAATAAAAATAAAGACCGGCATCGAAGTGCTGAAAGAGCAAAACTTCAAATGCCTGGAAGGTAAACGTGTGGGACTGATTACCAATCCTACGGGAGTAGATAATCACATGAAATCCACCATCGATATTCTGCACGAAGCGCCGAACGTGAATCTCGTGGCACTCTACGGTCCGGAACATGGCGTACGTGGTGATGTACATGCCGGCGATCACGTAACGGACATCAAGGATGCCTCAACCGGACTGCCCGTCTATTCCCTCTACGGCAAGACACGCAAAGCGACTCCGGAGATGCTGAAGGACATTGATGTACTGGTATACGACATTCAGGACATCGGCTGCCGCTCATTCACCTACATCAGTACCATGGGACTTGCCATGGAAGCCGCTGCCGAGAACAACAAGGAATTTATCGTACTGGATCGCCCCAATCCCGTAGGCGGATTGAAGATAGAGGGTAATCTGACGGAAGATGACTGCATTTCCTTTGTCAGCCAATTTAAAATTCCGTACCTTTACGGACTCACTTGCGGTGAGCTGGCTTTCATGCTGAATGGGGAAAAGATGCTGAAAGACGGCAAGCAATGCAAATTGCAGGTTGTAAAGATGAAAGGCTGGAAGCGCAAGATGGACTATACACAGACCGGATTGCAATGGGTTCCTTCTTCTCCGCACATTCCGCACCCGCACTCCGCATTTTTCTATCCCGTGAGCGGCATTTTGGGAGAGTTGGGCTATATGTCTATCGGAGTAGGTTACACGATTCCGTTCCAGATGTTCGCTGCCCCGTGGGTGGAAGCCGAGAAACTTGCCAGAAACCTGAACGGGCTGAACGTACCGGGTATCGTCTTCCGACCGATGTACCTGAAACCGTTCTACTCCGTAGGTAAAGGAGAGTTGCTGCAGGGCGTGCAAGTGCACATCATGGATTTCGGCAAAGCACCGCTAAGCGAGATACAGTTCCTCGTAATGCAGGAAGTAGCCGCGCTCTATCCCGACCGTGCCGTATTTGACCATGCGGATAAAGGCCGTTTCGCCATGTTCGACAAGGTAAGCGGCTCAAAACAGATACGCGAACGCTTCAGCAAGCGCAACCGTTGGGAAGACATCCGCGACTATTGGTACAAAGACGTTGAGGAGTTCCGTAAACTGTCGAAGCAGTATTATTTATATAAATAA